In Microbacterium lushaniae, the following are encoded in one genomic region:
- a CDS encoding nitroreductase family deazaflavin-dependent oxidoreductase encodes MNQAVDIVRHLVAPLTRTRCFRRLGPRVLPPVERVLARATGGRVQISALLVPSLVLHTVGAQSGQPRDVPLMYTPDGSGRAIVAGTNFAGSRHPAWTTNLLAHPDAEITVRGRRMPVHATPIGDDERDAAWARIERQWPGYRSYERDSARTVRLFRLQPVRRDR; translated from the coding sequence ATGAACCAGGCCGTTGACATCGTCCGCCATCTCGTGGCACCGCTGACGCGCACGCGGTGCTTCCGCCGCCTCGGGCCGCGCGTGCTCCCGCCGGTCGAACGCGTCCTCGCCCGCGCCACGGGCGGCCGCGTGCAGATCAGCGCGCTGCTGGTCCCCTCACTGGTCCTGCACACGGTGGGCGCGCAGTCGGGTCAGCCACGGGACGTCCCGCTGATGTACACCCCCGACGGATCGGGCCGGGCGATCGTGGCGGGGACGAATTTCGCCGGGTCGCGGCATCCGGCATGGACCACGAATCTCCTCGCCCACCCCGACGCGGAGATCACCGTGCGGGGGCGGCGGATGCCCGTGCACGCGACACCCATCGGCGACGACGAGCGCGATGCGGCGTGGGCGCGCATCGAACGACAGTGGCCCGGCTATCGCAGCTACGAGCGCGACTCCGCGCGCACAGTCCGCCTGTTCCGGCTGCAGCCGGTGCGCCGGGACCGCTGA